A window of the Zeugodacus cucurbitae isolate PBARC_wt_2022May chromosome 2, idZeuCucr1.2, whole genome shotgun sequence genome harbors these coding sequences:
- the LOC105208370 gene encoding GATA zinc finger domain-containing protein 11 isoform X3, translated as MLNPNHTGATRRPFSRNALSRNQRCRLLFSPHNQSHHLLQQQQQLHVQPRSGSGNGNGNAASSSSTSSTTGHGGQWYSNKDSNIDNWNTLGSNNNNVNNNNHHQQFNNLSMGQQSHLRHIRFSNNGRGMDNGSNHNEYNISNNNNYRRGGNQSNNSSGNSIPMMIHRHNNEYYGNNHHNYQHHQYNEHSRRHNVINGNNNNNNSNSSNASNSGLFDRNHNNNNSTNNNVNVNVNGNGNNGCNNNSVHFDGLSGNNHSRSVDFHTDNRTERGSIAEATNNGSGGNFSYISGRNNSNYGRNGHQNNSSGNYGYHHHHHYSNNGPSTSGLSGFSGSVSNLFDGPSGSSGIMGSSSSLNSGPHGLKSDSPSRKRRRISGRMPSQSPPAIWEQRRSPRNQMQQGSPPIRRPRLHDAGSSHHNRGIHGSNNSVSGNSINNTNTNNVSGNHLQSYHQPQHSIQSTPYYLRQHMPPPPALQQQQTPSPPTHHQPQSLPQPQLQQRSPWEHSLSAAAVLTSSNQAPAAVNAYMQQTPPPPQSPGHHHQTSLVGAPPPPPPLMLDINQVPVSLPLRHAEPIWASICTYPAPPPQARIAPCHLHGIYTQPFASQACNTHPSAQFTQATTSFAATAGTPIQMPQPQQVQVNAAAAAQQQHTQQAAALMAAASVAAANYQHAQFTQQQRTEATAAAAAAAAAVAGLSLEQAGAHHLDPHQGHQAAVPTPTAHHNQLQATPIHITSMSAVAAAAAHHLRTTATAAAQMSAAPQPILLSAERRVFPPHRRITRFWPASHPHGPHRHMLSPQTLGPHQATPVQIQTTTGIINPGFLLNFLAMFPLSPYNQHDLNSLDSNETENYEALLSLAERLGEAKPRGLARNEIDQLPSYKYNPDTHSGDQTSCVVCMCDFELKQVLRVLPCSHEFHAKCVDKWLRSNRTCPICRGNASDYFENPEQHQQQQQQTQQTQSQIQPQSSSQQSQTQPAATTQNAISGAAQPTAQQQTQATHAH; from the exons ATGTTGAACCCTAATCACACGGGAGCCACGCGACGTCCTTTCTCGCGGAATGCACTGTCTCGGAATCAACGTTGCCGTCTGCTATTCTCCCCGCATAATCAATCGCATCACttgctgcaacaacagcagcagctacaTGTACAACCCCGAAGTGGAAGCGGAAATGGCAACGGCAACGCGGCTAGCAGTAGCAGTACCAGTTCCACGACCGGACATGGTGGACAGTGGTATAGTAACAAGGATAGCAATATCGACAACTGGAATACACTCGG tagcaacaacaacaacgtcaacAATAATAACCATCATCAGCAATTCAATAATTTGAGTATGGGACAGCAATCTCATCTACGGCATATACGTTTTAGCAATAACGGGCGTGGCATGGATAATGGCAGTAACCATAATGAATATAAtattagtaacaacaacaattaccgaCGAGGGGGAAACCAAAGTAACAACAGTAGTGGCAATAGTATCCCGATGATGATCCATCGTCACAATAATGAATATTATGGGAATAATCATCACAATTATCAACACCATCAATATAATGAACATAGTCGTCGACACAATGTCATtaacggcaacaacaataataacaatagcaatagcagTAATGCGTCTAACTCAGGATTATTTGATAGaaaccataataataataatagtaccaataacaatgtaaatgtaaatgtgaaCGGGAACGGGAACAatggctgcaacaacaacagtgtg CATTTTGATGGACTTAGTGGCAACAACCATTCGCGGAGTGTTGATTTCCACACTGACAATCGCACAGAACGTGGCAGTATAGCCGAGGCTACTAATAATGGCAGTGGCGGTAACTTTAGCTACATCTCGGGACGAAATAATAGCAATTATGGGCGTAACGGTCACCAAAATAACAGTTCTGGTAATTACGGctaccatcatcatcatcactatAGCAATAATGGGCCATCAACATCAGGATTATCAGGCTTTAGCGGTAGTGTCTCCAACCTTTTTGATGGACCAAGTGGCTCTTCTGGTATTATGGGATCCTCTTCTTCACTAAATAGTGGCCCCCATGGGTTGAAATCCGACAGTCCATCGCGAAAGAGGCGTCGCATCTCTGGCCGCATGCCCAGCCAGTCACCGCCAGCGATATGGGAGCAAAGACGTTCTCCTCGCAATCAA ATGCAGCAGGGAAGTCCTCCGATACGCCGCCCCCGTCTGCATGATGCTGGGTCATCTCATCATAACCGCGGCATTCATGGTAGCAACAATAGTGTTTCGGGTAAtagtatcaacaacacgaatACAAATAACGTTAGTGGAAACCATTTGCAAAGTTATCACCAACCACAGCATTCAATACAATCCACGCCATATTACCTCCGGCAGCACATGCCACCTCCACCcgctctacaacaacaacaaacaccatcGCCGCCAACGCATCATCAACCACAGTCCTTACCACAGCCACAATTACAGCAACGTTCACCTTGGGAGCACTCATTATCTGCTGCTGCAGTTCTAACTAGCTCGAACCAAGCGCCTGCAGCCGTGAACGCTTATATGCAGCAAACTCCACCACCACCACAGTCCCCTGGTCATCATCACCAAACATCCTTGGTAGGAGCACCACCGCCACCCCCACCTTTGATGTTGGACATCAATCAGGTTCCTGTCAGTCTTCCTTTACGTCACGCCGAGCCTATATGGGCCTCTATATGCACTTATCCAGCGCCACCGCCTCAAGCAAGAATAGCACCTTGTCATCTGCATGGTATTTATACACAACCGTTCGCATCTCAAGCATGCAATACACATCCCAGTGCTCAATTCACGCAAGCCACGACTAGTTTCGCTGCTACCGCCGGTACACCAATTCAAATGCCACAACCACAACAGGTCCAGGTTAATGCAGCTGCagccgcacaacaacaacacacacaacaaGCTGCCGCCCTTATGGCAGCTGCTTCGGTTGCCGCGGCTAACTACCAACATGCTCAATTTACCCAACAACAACGTACGGAGGCTACTGCAGCcgctgcggctgctgctgctgccgtagCTGGTTTATCTCTAGAACAAGCCGGCGCTCATCACCTAGACCCCCATCAAGGACATCAAGCTGCTGTACCGACTCCAACGGCACATCACAATCAATTACAAGCCACACCAATTCATATAACCTCCATGTCAGCAGTTGCGGCTGCAGCAGCACACCATCTGCGTACTACTGCAACAGCAGCGGCTCAAATGTCTGCTGCACCTCAACCGATCTTGCTCTCTGCAGAG AGGCGTGTTTTTCCACCACATCGTCGTATTACCCGTTTTTGGCCAGCAAGTCATCCACACGGACCTCACCGACATATGCTTTCACCACAAACTTTGGGACCACACCAAGCGACACCTGTACAAATTCAGACGACAACTGGAATCATTAATCCGGGCTTTTTACTTAATTTCCT TGCCATGTTCCCGCTCTCACCTTATAATCAACATGATCTAAACTCACTAGATTCAAACGAAACGGAAAATTACGAAGCTTTGTTAAGTTTGGCGGAACGTTTGGGTGAGGCTAAGCCACGCGGATTGGCGCGAAATGAAATCGATCAGCTGCCAAGCTATAAGTATAATCCAGATACCCATAGTG GTGATCAAACGTCTTGCGTTGTTTGCATGTGTGACTTTGAGTTAAAGCAAGTACTCCGAGTGCTACCTTGTTCACATGAATTTCATGCAAAATGTGTGGATAAATGGCTAAGG TCAAATCGAACCTGCCCCATTTGTCGGGGTAATGCTTCGGACTACTTTGAAAATCCAGAgcagcatcaacagcaacagcagcaaactCAACAGACACAGTCTCAAATCCAACCACAATCTTCATCGCAACAATCTCAAACGCAGCCAGCAGCTACAACACAAAATGCGATTTCAGGAGCGGCACAGCCGACAgcccaacaacaaacacaagcaaCCCATGCACATTAA
- the LOC105208370 gene encoding putative uncharacterized protein DDB_G0282133 isoform X1: MLNPNHTGATRRPFSRNALSRNQRCRLLFSPHNQSHHLLQQQQQLHVQPRSGSGNGNGNAASSSSTSSTTGHGGQWYSNKDSNIDNWNTLGDTQTSNNNSGSCTNNCQGNYYCHHYQHNNHHFHHSHNLQNHNNYNDHNPHQYCHNQLCPISTNYKRCPNHHRYNHNRIHQSHKQNRTTPNHCQYQTQEYTNQQYSYNISIKDSTLMLSFASASPAALLFPVTVNSNDNFLHFPNYNPNLPTHSRIRERLNNITISSQSFAVFDMNRYMTDYSMISSEKLNSQLSSLQISHPNSAASASMSMLITTFESSSNCQEPHSSPQINKILNINNYRHIPPDRCQSRNKIYNRSRQLYGNLGHNQNLFLHHANHNHYHNAINSYSNSDNHSRHYHQYNQSKNHHHHSSKIPTYQHHNHNQNIPTNHQSYLLLTNTNIIFTYTTKSTTTIENSNCTDDVNVTSCTDIISRRKSTRPPSPSRHQQMMHQLLNNHHKKLRRTKFQSEHRMLIKITKMTITSVSFSKHQSQQRLLSQHPRTVTASLMSSRYLSTITTPMSPTMVSKRLICNEKNKITSIMNALVIMMTTTMLPPSMGMATISATSTYSTITSTPSIIQKPRNLDLIRNPPFSDFISTLSNCNHSTSISTRISTFVPVFSNDFFTSISEMSTISLGTSYALDFASSSILTSARVIKLNSTNNENNNNHNHILNKQNYNNNNKTHLKYSNDCDSTCGTANGNNINNNSSNNNNVNNNNHHQQFNNLSMGQQSHLRHIRFSNNGRGMDNGSNHNEYNISNNNNYRRGGNQSNNSSGNSIPMMIHRHNNEYYGNNHHNYQHHQYNEHSRRHNVINGNNNNNNSNSSNASNSGLFDRNHNNNNSTNNNVNVNVNGNGNNGCNNNSVHFDGLSGNNHSRSVDFHTDNRTERGSIAEATNNGSGGNFSYISGRNNSNYGRNGHQNNSSGNYGYHHHHHYSNNGPSTSGLSGFSGSVSNLFDGPSGSSGIMGSSSSLNSGPHGLKSDSPSRKRRRISGRMPSQSPPAIWEQRRSPRNQMQQGSPPIRRPRLHDAGSSHHNRGIHGSNNSVSGNSINNTNTNNVSGNHLQSYHQPQHSIQSTPYYLRQHMPPPPALQQQQTPSPPTHHQPQSLPQPQLQQRSPWEHSLSAAAVLTSSNQAPAAVNAYMQQTPPPPQSPGHHHQTSLVGAPPPPPPLMLDINQVPVSLPLRHAEPIWASICTYPAPPPQARIAPCHLHGIYTQPFASQACNTHPSAQFTQATTSFAATAGTPIQMPQPQQVQVNAAAAAQQQHTQQAAALMAAASVAAANYQHAQFTQQQRTEATAAAAAAAAAVAGLSLEQAGAHHLDPHQGHQAAVPTPTAHHNQLQATPIHITSMSAVAAAAAHHLRTTATAAAQMSAAPQPILLSAERRVFPPHRRITRFWPASHPHGPHRHMLSPQTLGPHQATPVQIQTTTGIINPGFLLNFLAMFPLSPYNQHDLNSLDSNETENYEALLSLAERLGEAKPRGLARNEIDQLPSYKYNPDTHSGDQTSCVVCMCDFELKQVLRVLPCSHEFHAKCVDKWLRSNRTCPICRGNASDYFENPEQHQQQQQQTQQTQSQIQPQSSSQQSQTQPAATTQNAISGAAQPTAQQQTQATHAH, encoded by the exons ATGTTGAACCCTAATCACACGGGAGCCACGCGACGTCCTTTCTCGCGGAATGCACTGTCTCGGAATCAACGTTGCCGTCTGCTATTCTCCCCGCATAATCAATCGCATCACttgctgcaacaacagcagcagctacaTGTACAACCCCGAAGTGGAAGCGGAAATGGCAACGGCAACGCGGCTAGCAGTAGCAGTACCAGTTCCACGACCGGACATGGTGGACAGTGGTATAGTAACAAGGATAGCAATATCGACAACTGGAATACACTCGG CGATACACAAAcaagtaataataatagtggAAGTTGTACTAATAATTGCCAAGGAAATTACTATTGCCACCACTACCAACACAATAACCACCATTTCCATCACAGTCACAATCTTCAAAACCATAATAATTATAACGATCATAACCCTCACCAATATTGCCATAATCAGCTGTGTCCAATTAGTACCAATTATAAACGTTGTCCTAATCATCATCGATATAATCATAATAGAATACATCAAAGCCACAAACAAAATCGAACAACACCCAATCACTGTCAATATCAAACGCAAGAGTATACAAATCAGCAGTATAGCTACAATATCTCTATAAAAGATTCCACACTCATGCTGAGTTTTGCATCCGCTTCACCAGCAGCATTATTGTTTCCAGTTACCGTAAACTCCAACGACAATTTTCTGCACTTCCCTAATTACAATCCCAATCTGCCGACCCATTCACGAATTCGTGAACGTTTGAATAATATTACGATCTCATCTCAGTCATTCGCTGTTTTTGATATGAATAGATATATGACTGATTATTCAATGATATCAAGTGAGAAACTCAACAGCCAGCTTTCATCTCTCCAGATTTCCCATCCAAATAGTGCAGCTTCAGCTAGTATGTCCATGTTGATAACAACTTTTGAATCTTCTAGTAATTGTCAAGAACCGCATTCAAGTcctcaaattaataaaattttaaatataaacaactaTAGACACATACCACCAGATCGATGCCAAAGTCGTAACAAAATTTACAATCGCAGCCGACAATTATACGGCAATCTTGGCCACAATCAAAATCTGTTTTTGCATCACGCTAACCATAATCATTATCACAATGCAATTAATTCATATAGCAATAGTGACAATCATAGTAGACATTATCATCaatataatcaaagtaaaaatcaCCATCACCACTCGAGCAAAATCCCAACATACCAACATCACAACCACAACCAGAATATACCGACTAATCACCAATCCTACCTCCTGCTAACAAACACtaatataattttcacataCACTACAaagtctacaacaacaattgaaaataGTAATTGTACTGATGATGTGAATGTAACTTCTTGTACTGACATAATTTCTCGACGGAAATCAACACGTCCACCATCGCCTTCACGACACCAACAAATGATGCACCAACTTTTGAACAACCACCACAAAAAATTGCGCCGAACAAAATTTCAATCCGAACATCgtatgttaataaaaattacaaaaatgacAATCACATCTGTATCATTTTCAAAACATCAATCACAACAACGGCTTCTATCGCAACATCCACGCACTGTGACTGCATCTCTAATGTCTTCTCGATATTTATCGACAATTACCACACCAATGTCACCTACAATGGTATCTAAACGATTaatatgtaatgaaaaaaataaaataacatcaaTAATGAATGCACTTGTCATAatgatgacaacaacaatgctcCCACCATCTATGGGGATGGCAACAATATCTGCAACTTCAACATATTCAACGATAACTTCAACACCGTCAATTATTCAAAAACCACGAAACCTCGATCTCATTCGAAACCCACCCTTTTCCGATTTCATTTCTACGCTTTCTAATTGTAATCATTCCACATCTATTTCTACCCGAATTTCAACTTTTGTGCCCGTTTTTTCCAACGATTTTTTCACATCTATTTCTGAAATGTCTACGATCTCATTGGGAACATCGTATGCTCTTGATTTTGCATCTTCCTCCATCTTGACGTCGGCGCGCGTTATCAAACTGAATTCAACAAAtaacgaaaacaataacaatcatAATCACAttctaaataaacaaaattacaataataataataaaacacatttaaaatacTCAAACGATTGCGATTCGACTTGTGGTACCGCCAAtggtaataatattaataacaacagtagcaacaacaacaacgtcaacAATAATAACCATCATCAGCAATTCAATAATTTGAGTATGGGACAGCAATCTCATCTACGGCATATACGTTTTAGCAATAACGGGCGTGGCATGGATAATGGCAGTAACCATAATGAATATAAtattagtaacaacaacaattaccgaCGAGGGGGAAACCAAAGTAACAACAGTAGTGGCAATAGTATCCCGATGATGATCCATCGTCACAATAATGAATATTATGGGAATAATCATCACAATTATCAACACCATCAATATAATGAACATAGTCGTCGACACAATGTCATtaacggcaacaacaataataacaatagcaatagcagTAATGCGTCTAACTCAGGATTATTTGATAGaaaccataataataataatagtaccaataacaatgtaaatgtaaatgtgaaCGGGAACGGGAACAatggctgcaacaacaacagtgtg CATTTTGATGGACTTAGTGGCAACAACCATTCGCGGAGTGTTGATTTCCACACTGACAATCGCACAGAACGTGGCAGTATAGCCGAGGCTACTAATAATGGCAGTGGCGGTAACTTTAGCTACATCTCGGGACGAAATAATAGCAATTATGGGCGTAACGGTCACCAAAATAACAGTTCTGGTAATTACGGctaccatcatcatcatcactatAGCAATAATGGGCCATCAACATCAGGATTATCAGGCTTTAGCGGTAGTGTCTCCAACCTTTTTGATGGACCAAGTGGCTCTTCTGGTATTATGGGATCCTCTTCTTCACTAAATAGTGGCCCCCATGGGTTGAAATCCGACAGTCCATCGCGAAAGAGGCGTCGCATCTCTGGCCGCATGCCCAGCCAGTCACCGCCAGCGATATGGGAGCAAAGACGTTCTCCTCGCAATCAA ATGCAGCAGGGAAGTCCTCCGATACGCCGCCCCCGTCTGCATGATGCTGGGTCATCTCATCATAACCGCGGCATTCATGGTAGCAACAATAGTGTTTCGGGTAAtagtatcaacaacacgaatACAAATAACGTTAGTGGAAACCATTTGCAAAGTTATCACCAACCACAGCATTCAATACAATCCACGCCATATTACCTCCGGCAGCACATGCCACCTCCACCcgctctacaacaacaacaaacaccatcGCCGCCAACGCATCATCAACCACAGTCCTTACCACAGCCACAATTACAGCAACGTTCACCTTGGGAGCACTCATTATCTGCTGCTGCAGTTCTAACTAGCTCGAACCAAGCGCCTGCAGCCGTGAACGCTTATATGCAGCAAACTCCACCACCACCACAGTCCCCTGGTCATCATCACCAAACATCCTTGGTAGGAGCACCACCGCCACCCCCACCTTTGATGTTGGACATCAATCAGGTTCCTGTCAGTCTTCCTTTACGTCACGCCGAGCCTATATGGGCCTCTATATGCACTTATCCAGCGCCACCGCCTCAAGCAAGAATAGCACCTTGTCATCTGCATGGTATTTATACACAACCGTTCGCATCTCAAGCATGCAATACACATCCCAGTGCTCAATTCACGCAAGCCACGACTAGTTTCGCTGCTACCGCCGGTACACCAATTCAAATGCCACAACCACAACAGGTCCAGGTTAATGCAGCTGCagccgcacaacaacaacacacacaacaaGCTGCCGCCCTTATGGCAGCTGCTTCGGTTGCCGCGGCTAACTACCAACATGCTCAATTTACCCAACAACAACGTACGGAGGCTACTGCAGCcgctgcggctgctgctgctgccgtagCTGGTTTATCTCTAGAACAAGCCGGCGCTCATCACCTAGACCCCCATCAAGGACATCAAGCTGCTGTACCGACTCCAACGGCACATCACAATCAATTACAAGCCACACCAATTCATATAACCTCCATGTCAGCAGTTGCGGCTGCAGCAGCACACCATCTGCGTACTACTGCAACAGCAGCGGCTCAAATGTCTGCTGCACCTCAACCGATCTTGCTCTCTGCAGAG AGGCGTGTTTTTCCACCACATCGTCGTATTACCCGTTTTTGGCCAGCAAGTCATCCACACGGACCTCACCGACATATGCTTTCACCACAAACTTTGGGACCACACCAAGCGACACCTGTACAAATTCAGACGACAACTGGAATCATTAATCCGGGCTTTTTACTTAATTTCCT TGCCATGTTCCCGCTCTCACCTTATAATCAACATGATCTAAACTCACTAGATTCAAACGAAACGGAAAATTACGAAGCTTTGTTAAGTTTGGCGGAACGTTTGGGTGAGGCTAAGCCACGCGGATTGGCGCGAAATGAAATCGATCAGCTGCCAAGCTATAAGTATAATCCAGATACCCATAGTG GTGATCAAACGTCTTGCGTTGTTTGCATGTGTGACTTTGAGTTAAAGCAAGTACTCCGAGTGCTACCTTGTTCACATGAATTTCATGCAAAATGTGTGGATAAATGGCTAAGG TCAAATCGAACCTGCCCCATTTGTCGGGGTAATGCTTCGGACTACTTTGAAAATCCAGAgcagcatcaacagcaacagcagcaaactCAACAGACACAGTCTCAAATCCAACCACAATCTTCATCGCAACAATCTCAAACGCAGCCAGCAGCTACAACACAAAATGCGATTTCAGGAGCGGCACAGCCGACAgcccaacaacaaacacaagcaaCCCATGCACATTAA